A genome region from Streptomyces xanthophaeus includes the following:
- a CDS encoding DUF4265 domain-containing protein: protein MMAVMEIAVEKIKVWFRFVPREGWFPQDTEGLWATKLGDDTASVENCPFLQDGVAEGDVVRYRTDSDGLHWAVGRVSSSGNCTIRVVPVPNGPLGRSPQAVHQRLSAFGLGGEVFSEDFPMLALTAEAGADFAGIKALLDRGRDEGWWHYEVGCGTDEWWNA, encoded by the coding sequence ATGATGGCTGTCATGGAGATCGCGGTCGAGAAGATCAAGGTGTGGTTCCGGTTCGTCCCGCGCGAGGGATGGTTCCCGCAGGACACCGAGGGCCTGTGGGCGACGAAGCTCGGCGATGACACCGCGAGCGTGGAGAACTGCCCCTTCCTGCAGGACGGGGTGGCCGAGGGCGATGTGGTGCGGTACCGGACCGACTCCGACGGGCTCCACTGGGCCGTCGGACGGGTCAGTTCCTCCGGGAACTGCACGATCCGTGTGGTGCCGGTGCCCAACGGTCCCCTGGGGCGCAGCCCGCAGGCGGTGCACCAGCGCCTTTCGGCGTTCGGGCTGGGCGGCGAGGTCTTCAGCGAGGACTTCCCCATGCTGGCCCTGACCGCGGAGGCAGGGGCGGACTTCGCCGGGATCAAGGCTCTCCTGGACCGGGGCCGGGACGAGGGATGGTGGCACTACGAGGTCGGCTGCGGCACGGACGAGTGGTGGAACGCCTGA
- a CDS encoding NUDIX hydrolase → MTESDEPYGTAALLVDSRGRYLLHLRDANKNICDPGTWSIPGGGREGEETAAQAVERELLEETGLMVPLEPFTVVGCTGPGPDGPAEGRIQVYLGAWDGDADELPCPEGIMFRHFDAATIPFLTMCPWTAEVIELHQARGLAPAVPAQARPGGRARRNIVGVHLYLERDGQVLLGLRHPDSAFAASTHHFLAGHCEQESAVACLVREAQEEAGLGIDPGDVELVHVVHLVDGPGGRPRVQLVFRARRWQGTPEVREPDRCLSWGWWPADELPEPVVPYTRAAVEGIRAGRLYTELGWT, encoded by the coding sequence ATGACCGAATCCGACGAACCGTACGGTACCGCCGCGCTGCTGGTCGACTCACGGGGCCGGTACCTGTTGCACCTGCGCGACGCCAACAAGAACATCTGCGATCCGGGTACGTGGTCGATCCCGGGCGGAGGCCGGGAGGGCGAGGAGACGGCGGCGCAGGCCGTCGAGCGGGAACTCCTCGAAGAGACCGGCCTGATGGTGCCGTTGGAGCCCTTCACGGTCGTCGGCTGTACCGGGCCCGGGCCGGACGGGCCGGCCGAGGGCCGTATCCAGGTGTATCTGGGGGCCTGGGACGGCGACGCCGACGAACTCCCGTGTCCCGAAGGCATCATGTTCCGCCATTTCGACGCAGCCACGATCCCTTTCCTGACGATGTGCCCGTGGACGGCGGAGGTCATCGAGCTCCACCAGGCCCGGGGCCTCGCCCCGGCCGTACCGGCCCAGGCCCGGCCCGGCGGCCGGGCACGGCGGAACATCGTCGGCGTTCACCTCTACCTCGAACGCGACGGTCAGGTCCTGCTCGGGCTGCGTCACCCGGACTCCGCCTTCGCCGCGTCCACCCACCACTTCCTGGCCGGACACTGCGAGCAGGAGTCCGCCGTCGCCTGCCTGGTGAGGGAGGCGCAGGAGGAGGCCGGCCTGGGCATCGACCCGGGTGACGTGGAACTGGTCCACGTCGTGCACCTCGTGGACGGACCGGGCGGCCGGCCCCGTGTCCAGCTCGTGTTCCGCGCGCGGCGGTGGCAGGGAACTCCCGAGGTGCGCGAGCCCGACCGCTGCCTGTCCTGGGGCTGGTGGCCCGCCGACGAGCTCCCCGAACCGGTCGTCCCCTACACCCGGGCCGCGGTCGAGGGCATCCGGGCCGGCCGCCTGTACACCGAGCTCGGCTGGACATGA
- a CDS encoding adenosine deaminase family protein codes for MIPSHLTGALSALALLAPASAFAASAPVSVTPPAHAPVRAGDFFADLPKGGDLHNHLSGAVTTEFLIELAAGDGLCITTDTTTAVPPPCGAGTRPAADAVTDAAFRQQVIRAWSMQDFPADGNGHDHFFATFGKFGEVTWRHPGRMLAEVAGSAARQNQFYLETMISPASGQARTLADRVGYDADLDRMHDKLLAGGGLDAVVRQARADADSTDVEFRSAAHCDTPQPDEACSLPYRWISQVARAGSPERVFTQMALGMRLAERDPRFVAVNLVQPEDDPVALRDYRLHMRMLNYLKTQYPKAHITLHAGELVPGLVKPEDLTFHIREAAQTGRAERIGHGVSVLHEDRWESLMRYMAERRIAVEVPFHSNEQILRVSGDAHPFATYRRHGVPVVLATDDPGVSRIEITDEYRRAAEMYGLGYPELKDLARASLEHSFLPGRGLWNRDVRTGYRPTGACAHEQQGAERPSERCARFLDASPKAQVEWRQEAAFQRFEAEHARATRPASH; via the coding sequence GTGATCCCATCCCACTTGACCGGTGCGCTCTCCGCCCTCGCCCTGCTCGCGCCCGCCTCCGCGTTCGCGGCCTCCGCCCCCGTCTCCGTCACTCCCCCGGCCCACGCGCCGGTCCGGGCCGGGGACTTCTTCGCCGACCTCCCCAAGGGCGGTGACCTGCACAACCACCTGTCCGGAGCGGTCACCACCGAGTTCCTGATCGAACTCGCCGCCGGGGACGGCCTGTGCATCACCACCGACACCACCACCGCCGTGCCCCCGCCGTGCGGGGCCGGCACCCGGCCCGCCGCCGACGCCGTCACCGACGCGGCGTTCCGCCAGCAGGTCATCCGGGCCTGGTCGATGCAGGACTTCCCGGCGGACGGCAACGGCCACGACCACTTCTTCGCGACCTTCGGCAAGTTCGGCGAGGTGACCTGGAGGCACCCCGGCCGGATGCTCGCGGAGGTCGCGGGCTCCGCCGCCCGGCAGAACCAGTTCTACCTGGAGACCATGATTTCCCCGGCTTCCGGCCAGGCCCGGACGCTCGCCGACCGGGTCGGCTACGACGCCGACCTCGACCGCATGCACGACAAGCTCCTGGCTGGCGGGGGCCTGGACGCGGTCGTCCGGCAGGCCCGTGCCGATGCCGACAGCACGGACGTCGAGTTCCGCAGCGCCGCGCACTGTGACACTCCGCAGCCCGACGAGGCGTGCTCCCTGCCGTACCGGTGGATCTCCCAGGTCGCCCGCGCCGGCTCCCCGGAGCGGGTGTTCACCCAGATGGCGCTGGGCATGCGGCTGGCCGAGCGCGACCCGCGCTTCGTCGCCGTCAACCTGGTGCAGCCGGAGGACGACCCGGTCGCCCTGCGCGACTACCGCCTGCACATGCGCATGCTGAACTACCTCAAGACCCAGTATCCGAAGGCGCACATCACCCTGCACGCGGGCGAGCTGGTGCCCGGCCTGGTCAAGCCGGAGGACCTCACCTTCCACATCAGGGAGGCCGCCCAGACCGGCCGCGCCGAGCGGATCGGGCACGGTGTGTCGGTCCTGCACGAGGACCGCTGGGAGTCACTCATGCGCTACATGGCCGAGCGGCGTATCGCGGTGGAGGTCCCCTTCCACAGCAACGAGCAGATCCTGCGCGTCTCCGGCGACGCGCACCCCTTCGCCACCTACCGCCGCCACGGCGTGCCGGTCGTCCTGGCCACCGACGACCCGGGCGTGTCGCGTATCGAGATCACCGACGAGTACCGCCGGGCGGCGGAGATGTACGGACTCGGGTACCCGGAGCTGAAGGACCTGGCCCGCGCCTCCCTGGAACACTCGTTCCTGCCCGGCCGGGGCCTGTGGAACCGTGACGTGCGCACCGGCTACCGTCCGACCGGGGCGTGTGCCCACGAGCAGCAGGGCGCCGAGCGCCCGAGCGAGCGGTGCGCCCGGTTCCTGGACGCCAGCCCGAAGGCGCAGGTCGAGTGGCGGCAGGAGGCGGCCTTCCAGCGCTTCGAGGCCGAGCACGCCCGCGCCACCCGCCCCGCCTCCCACTGA